The genome window CGTCCTCGTCGTCCTCGCCCTCGTCCTCTTCGCCGGCGTCGTCGGCGCCGCCGGGCTCGTCCTCGTCGACCGGCCCCGCGCCCACCGGGCCCGACCTCGACGCCGCCCGGGTGGTGCTCACTCCCGTCGCCAGCCTCGACCGGCCGACCGCCCTGCGGTCCCGCCAGGGGACCGACTCGCTCTACGTCGCCGAGCGGACAGGGCGGCTCCGGCGCCTCGACCCCGCCGGCGACGGCTTCGAGGTGGCGCCCGCGCCCGTCCTCGACTTCTCGGACCGGGTCGGCGCCGGCGGCGAGGGCGGGTTCCTCGGGTTCGCCTTCTCACCGGACGACGCGCACCTGTACGTCAGCTACACGACCCCCGACCTCGACAGCCGCATCGACGAGTACGCCATCTCGGGCGACGAGGTCGACGAGGGCTCGCGCCGGGAGGTGCTGGCCGTCGAGCAGCCGTACCCGAACCACAAGGGCGGCGACCTCCACTTCGGGCCGGACGGCTTCCTCTGGTACGGGCTGGGCGACGGCGGCGGGTCCGGCGACCCGGACGAGAACGCGCAGGACACCGGCGTGCTCCTCGGGAAGCTGCTGCGCATCGACCCCCGGCCGAGCGGCGCCGACCCCTACGCCGTGCCGGCCGAGAACCCCTTCGTCGGCCAGGCCGGCGCCCGGCCCGAGATCTGGGCGTACGGGCTGCGCAACCCGTGGCGGTTCTCCTTCGACCGCGGCACCGGCGACCTGTGGATCGCCGACGTGGGCCAGGGCGACGTCGAGGAGGTCGACCGCCTGGCCGCCGGGACCGGGGCGGGGACGAACTTCGGG of Acidimicrobiales bacterium contains these proteins:
- a CDS encoding PQQ-dependent sugar dehydrogenase, with protein sequence MVLTPVASLDRPTALRSRQGTDSLYVAERTGRLRRLDPAGDGFEVAPAPVLDFSDRVGAGGEGGFLGFAFSPDDAHLYVSYTTPDLDSRIDEYAISGDEVDEGSRREVLAVEQPYPNHKGGDLHFGPDGFLWYGLGDGGGSGDPDENAQDTGVLLGKLLRIDPRPSGADPYAVPAENPFVGQAGARPEIWAYGLRNPWRFSFDRGTGDLWIADVGQGDVEEVDRLAAGTGAGTNFGWDLVEGSRAYEGSPPPGAVGPVFEYTHDEGGCAVSGGVVYRGGAIPALQGAYLFGDYCLARVRALTVEGGRVVAERDLDAPVDGGQLVSFGEDASGEVYVLSLAGDVYRLDPAA